A stretch of the Ananas comosus cultivar F153 linkage group 14, ASM154086v1, whole genome shotgun sequence genome encodes the following:
- the LOC109720487 gene encoding uncharacterized protein LOC109720487 isoform X1, which yields MMARAPMVEDDYELILCMQTEEKKQAAADVLYHYSQFVMVCIGEGVRPTDLRLHLMKELSGLPSSLKKEPFPASSSPDSIGASSSGMAKGEKNKLSS from the exons ATGATGGCGAGGGCTCCGATGGTGGAGGATGATTACGAG TTGATTTTGTGCATGCAGACTGAAGAGAAAAAGCAAGCTGCTGCTGATGTTCTCTATCACTACTCGCAATTTGTCATGGTATGCATTGGGGAAGGAGTTCGACCAACTGATCTTAGGTTGCACCTAATGAAG GAACTTTCGGGACTGCCTTCATCTTTGAAGAAAGAGCCTTTTCCTGCATCTTCTTCTCCCGATTCCATAGGTGCATCATCGTCGGGGATGGCGAAAGGCGAGAAAAACAAACTAAGCTCGTAG
- the LOC109720487 gene encoding uncharacterized protein LOC109720487 isoform X2, whose product MMARAPMVEDDYETEEKKQAAADVLYHYSQFVMVCIGEGVRPTDLRLHLMKELSGLPSSLKKEPFPASSSPDSIGASSSGMAKGEKNKLSS is encoded by the exons ATGATGGCGAGGGCTCCGATGGTGGAGGATGATTACGAG ACTGAAGAGAAAAAGCAAGCTGCTGCTGATGTTCTCTATCACTACTCGCAATTTGTCATGGTATGCATTGGGGAAGGAGTTCGACCAACTGATCTTAGGTTGCACCTAATGAAG GAACTTTCGGGACTGCCTTCATCTTTGAAGAAAGAGCCTTTTCCTGCATCTTCTTCTCCCGATTCCATAGGTGCATCATCGTCGGGGATGGCGAAAGGCGAGAAAAACAAACTAAGCTCGTAG
- the LOC109720486 gene encoding receptor-like protein 12 produces the protein MLTNFERSLSILPLPSIEHLDLSYNMLDGPVPLPQGTDYVVLDYSNNRFSSIPPNISSYLRSAPFLQLSRNHLIGNIPTSICEVGDLEVLDLSYNRFTGSIPSCLIEGYNNLYALNLRGNRLLRGTTLPNNISRECPLEALILNGNGIEGPLPKSLANCGWLRVLDLGNNRIVDSFPFWLGNLSMLQVLILGSNQFYGSVELPLQGERSDYHFPSLTILDLSSNIFTGNLSWSLFENLTAMMVTSSAGTEVLALISYEFFSDFNGAIGYLATASVIDKGQSITLEKILTGFTLIDLSNNQFHGAIPEVIGNLRSLRALNMSHNAFTGGIPSGFGGLAQLESFDLSSNQLSGEIPESLTSLTFLASLNLSYNSLVGRIPQGNQFSTFTNTSFEGNVGLCGRPLSKQCNGDSSPTSPAPVSPSSTSRHGAWKHRVATIILFLFVGLGFGVGFASVIVFQVVCRAGRIWLNKLFIRR, from the exons ATGCTTACCAATTTTGAGAGGTCTCTCTCCATTCTGCCTTTACCTTCTATTGAACATCTCGACCTCAGTTATAACATGCTTGACGGGCCTGTTCCGCTTCCCCAAGGAACAGATTATGTTGTTCTTGATTACTCTAACAACCGGTTCTCGTCCATACCGCCGAACATTTCTTCATATCTTCGATCCGCCCCCTTCTTGCAGCTATCTCGAAATCATCTAATTGGAAATATTCCAACTTCGATTTGTGAGGTCGGCGATCTCGAAGTCCTTGATCTTTCTTACAACAG GTTTACTGGTTCGATCCCGTCATGCCTGATCGAAGGCTACAACAACTTGTATGCGTTGAATCTAAGGGGGAACAGATTGCTCCGTGGGACGACATTGCCTAATAATATTAGCCGCGAGTGTCCTCTTGAGGCGCTAATTTTGAACGGCAATGGGATCGAAGGGCCGCTACCAAAGTCTTTGGCCAACTGCGGCTGGCTCAGGGTGCTGGACTTGGGGAACAATCGGATAGTCGACAGTTTCCCATTTTGGTTGGGGAATCTCTCAATGCTCCAAGTCCTTATCCTTGGCTCCAACCAATTCTATGGCTCTGTCGAACTTCCTCTGCAAGGTGAAAGAAGTGACTACCATTTTCCAAGCCTGACAATTCTTGACCTCTCCTCAAACATTTTCACCGGTAACTTGTCATGGAGCCTCTTCGAGAATCTTACAGCAATGATGGTCACTAGCTCTGCGGGCACAGAAGTTTTGGCATTGATTTCTTACGAATTTTTCAGTGATTTTAATGGTGCGATTGGTTATCTTGCTACAGCATCGGTGATTGACAAAGGGCAGAGCATTACACTTGAAAAGATCTTGACAGGATTTACGCTGATCGACCTCTCGAACAACCAATTCCACGGTGCAATCCCCGAGGTGATCGGGAACCTCCGCTCGTTGCGAGCGCTAAACATGTCGCACAATGCCTTCACCGGAGGAATCCCTTCTGGATTTGGGGGCTTGGCACAGCTTGAGTCTTTCGACCTTTCTTCGAACCAACTCTCGGGGGAGATTCCGGAGAGCTTGACCTCCTTGACCTTCCTCGCCTCGTTGAATCTTTCGTACAACTCTCTCGTGGGGAGGATTCCGCAAGGCAATCAATTCTCTACGTTCACGAATACCTCATTCGAAGGGAACGTGGGATTGTGCGGACGCCCCCTATCGAAACAATGCAATGGTGATTCGAGTCCGACGTCTCCTGCACCAGTTTCACCTTCTTCGACATCCAGACACGGGGCTTGGAAACACAGAGTTGCAACGATCATATTGTTCCTCTTCGTCGGATTAGGATTCGGGGTCGGTTTTGCGTCGGTGATCGTGTTTCAAGTGGTTTGCAGAGCTGGAAGAATATGGCTAAACAAGCTTTTCATCAGGCGTTAG
- the LOC109720488 gene encoding uncharacterized protein LOC109720488 produces MMARAPMVEDDYETEEKKQAAADVLYHYSQFVMVCIGEGVRPTDLRLHLMKELSGMPSSLKKEPFPASSSPDSIGASSSGMAKGEKNKLSS; encoded by the exons ATGATGGCGAGGGCTCCGATGGTGGAGGACGATTACGAG ACTGAAGAGAAAAAGCAAGCTGCTGCTGATGTTCTCTATCACTACTCGCAATTTGTCATGGTATGCATTGGGGAAGGAGTTCGACCAACTGATCTTAGGTTGCACCTAATGAAG GAACTTTCGGGAATGCCTTCATCTTTGAAGAAAGAGCCTTTTCCTGCATCTTCTTCTCCCGATTCCATAGGTGCATCATCGTCGGGGATGGCGAAAGGCGAGAAAAACAAACTAAGCTCGTAG